From the genome of Actinacidiphila yeochonensis CN732, one region includes:
- a CDS encoding TrmH family RNA methyltransferase translates to MAARWRAEQPGTVLLDGFHALKHALRFGADVRLAVAADRVAALRLAEELAPDLMGRLGAELAEVGAAGLRQLVPRPHPTGVAALATPPDRAAHLDVLVRQPRQAPVVVLDSPRNLGNVGAVVRLVAGFGATGLVTTGDLDPWHPNAVRSGAGLHWATAVARVESGELPPGPLLVLDPEGEDLRRTELPDDALLVFGSERHGVDPDLRAKADALVSLPMRERVSSYNLATSVGMALYHWTATSRSPRVPGGPLL, encoded by the coding sequence GTGGCCGCCCGGTGGCGGGCCGAGCAGCCCGGCACCGTGCTGCTCGACGGCTTCCACGCCCTCAAGCACGCCCTGCGCTTCGGCGCCGACGTCCGCCTGGCGGTGGCCGCCGACCGGGTGGCGGCGCTGCGGCTGGCCGAGGAGCTGGCTCCGGACCTCATGGGGCGGCTCGGCGCGGAGCTGGCCGAGGTGGGTGCCGCGGGGCTGCGGCAGCTGGTGCCCCGGCCGCACCCGACCGGGGTGGCCGCCCTCGCCACGCCCCCGGATCGGGCCGCCCACCTGGACGTCCTGGTGCGGCAGCCCCGGCAGGCCCCGGTGGTGGTGCTGGACAGCCCGCGCAACCTCGGCAACGTGGGGGCCGTCGTCCGCCTCGTCGCCGGCTTCGGGGCCACGGGCCTGGTGACCACCGGCGACCTCGACCCCTGGCACCCCAACGCGGTGCGCTCCGGCGCCGGACTGCACTGGGCGACCGCGGTGGCGCGGGTGGAGAGCGGCGAGCTGCCGCCCGGCCCGCTCCTCGTCCTCGACCCGGAGGGCGAGGACCTGCGCCGCACCGAACTGCCCGACGACGCGCTGCTCGTCTTCGGCTCCGAGCGGCACGGGGTCGACCCCGACCTGCGGGCCAAGGCCGACGCCCTGGTGTCGCTGCCGATGCGCGAACGCGTCTCCAGCTACAACCTGGCCACCAGCGTGGGCATGGCGCTCTACCACTGGACGGCCACCTCCCGCTCCCCCCGGGTCCCTGGCGGACCTCTCCTCTGA
- a CDS encoding molybdopterin molybdotransferase MoeA: MGLWDEPADGPSAAPAPARERAGYTGYAEYSEYGGHTEYGGRAECAVPASGRARAADPQAPYRRHGTGVPAPADRSAAGDARGTGAAPRHGAVPWHEARRTARAAARRLGERVVPLGDEALGTALARGLAALTDLPSFDSSAMDGWAVAGPGPWLLRGRVLAGRQPARPVLDGHAVEIATGAPLPPGTTAVVRSEHGVVERHTDGDRLAMGPDRLAPAPGQDTRPRGQECRRGDELLPAGALVTPAVLGLAAAAGYDQLTVVARPRVEVLVVGDELMAAGVPRDGRVRDALGPLLPSWLRALGAEVTGVRRLPDDAGALSAAVAEAVAARGAHVVVTTGGTAAGPVDHLRAVLAREGARLLVDGVAVRPGHPMLLAALPPAAGAPGALLAGLPGNPLAAVAGVLTLVAPLLRTLAGLPAPAPYTAPLTEALTGHPVDTRLVPVVFDDDSAAHPLRFTGPAMLRGLAAADGMAVVPPGGARAGEEVTVLDTGLLGPAWGGR; this comes from the coding sequence GTGGGCCTGTGGGACGAACCCGCTGACGGCCCGTCCGCCGCGCCCGCCCCCGCCCGGGAGCGCGCCGGGTACACCGGGTACGCCGAGTACAGCGAGTACGGCGGGCACACCGAGTACGGCGGGCGCGCCGAGTGCGCCGTGCCCGCCTCCGGCCGCGCCCGAGCGGCCGATCCCCAAGCCCCCTACCGCCGCCACGGCACCGGCGTCCCCGCGCCCGCCGACCGGTCCGCCGCCGGGGACGCGCGGGGCACTGGAGCGGCGCCCCGCCACGGCGCCGTGCCCTGGCACGAGGCCCGGCGGACGGCCCGCGCCGCCGCCCGACGGCTGGGCGAGCGCGTGGTACCGCTCGGCGACGAGGCGCTGGGCACCGCGCTGGCCCGGGGCCTGGCCGCGTTGACGGACCTGCCGTCGTTCGACTCCTCCGCGATGGACGGCTGGGCGGTCGCGGGCCCCGGTCCGTGGCTGCTGCGCGGCCGGGTGCTGGCGGGTCGGCAGCCGGCGCGGCCGGTGCTCGACGGGCACGCGGTGGAGATCGCGACCGGGGCCCCGCTGCCGCCGGGTACGACGGCCGTGGTGCGCAGCGAGCACGGCGTCGTCGAACGGCACACGGACGGCGACCGGCTGGCGATGGGCCCGGACCGCCTCGCGCCGGCGCCCGGCCAGGACACCCGCCCGCGCGGCCAGGAGTGCCGCCGCGGCGACGAACTGCTGCCGGCCGGCGCCCTCGTCACCCCGGCGGTGCTGGGCCTGGCGGCGGCGGCCGGCTACGACCAGCTCACCGTGGTGGCGCGGCCCCGGGTCGAGGTGCTGGTGGTCGGCGACGAGCTGATGGCCGCAGGGGTGCCCCGGGACGGCCGGGTGCGCGACGCGCTCGGTCCGCTGCTCCCCTCGTGGCTCCGTGCCCTGGGCGCGGAGGTCACCGGGGTGCGCCGGCTGCCGGACGACGCCGGTGCGCTGAGCGCGGCCGTCGCCGAGGCGGTCGCCGCGCGCGGCGCGCACGTCGTGGTGACCACGGGCGGTACGGCCGCCGGTCCGGTCGACCACCTGCGCGCGGTGTTGGCGCGGGAGGGCGCGCGGCTGCTGGTGGACGGGGTGGCCGTCCGGCCGGGCCATCCGATGCTGCTGGCCGCCCTCCCGCCCGCCGCTGGCGCCCCCGGGGCCCTGCTCGCGGGGCTGCCGGGCAACCCGCTGGCGGCGGTGGCGGGCGTGCTGACCCTGGTGGCGCCGCTGCTGCGGACCCTCGCCGGGCTCCCGGCACCCGCGCCGTACACCGCCCCGCTGACCGAGGCGCTGACGGGCCATCCGGTGGACACCCGGCTGGTGCCGGTGGTCTTCGACGACGACTCGGCGGCCCACCCGCTGCGGTTCACCGGGCCGGCCATGCTGCGCGGCCTGGCCGCCGCCGACGGCATGGCGGTGGTGCCGCCGGGCGGGGCGCGGGCCGGCGAGGAGGTGACCGTCCTCGATACCGGCCTGCTCGGGCCGGCCTGGGGCGGCCGGTGA
- a CDS encoding Lrp/AsnC family transcriptional regulator → MASERMADGPDADGRGNGRTRPLDGVDHAILRLLQEDGRASVRSVAERVHVSRANAYARINRLIEDGVVRGFSARVDHERAGHGTSAYITLKIVQNSWRRVREQLVTLPGVVHIALVSGDFDVLLLAHTVDNRSLRELVLTRIQAIEGVLSSRTLLVFEETDLVP, encoded by the coding sequence ATGGCGAGCGAACGGATGGCCGACGGCCCGGACGCCGACGGGCGCGGGAACGGCCGGACCAGGCCGCTGGACGGGGTCGACCACGCGATACTGCGGCTGCTCCAGGAGGACGGCCGGGCCTCGGTCCGCTCCGTCGCCGAGCGGGTCCACGTCTCCCGGGCCAACGCCTACGCGCGGATCAACCGGCTCATCGAGGACGGCGTCGTACGCGGCTTCAGCGCCCGGGTCGACCACGAGCGGGCCGGCCACGGCACGTCGGCGTACATCACGCTGAAGATCGTCCAGAACTCGTGGCGGCGGGTCCGCGAGCAGCTGGTGACGCTGCCGGGCGTGGTCCACATCGCACTGGTCAGCGGCGACTTCGACGTCCTGCTGCTGGCGCACACCGTCGACAACCGCAGCCTGCGGGAGCTGGTCCTCACCCGCATCCAGGCGATCGAGGGGGTGCTGAGCAGCCGCACCCTGCTCGTCTTCGAGGAGACCGACCTGGTGCCGTGA
- the pdhA gene encoding pyruvate dehydrogenase (acetyl-transferring) E1 component subunit alpha, translated as MTVLETPAWRPRTDAAPLMPDPEPFRLLGTPEAAGLDPALLRRAYGELVRGRRYNRQATALTRQGRLAVYPSSTGQEACQVAAALALGPRDWLFPSYRDTLAVVARGVDPVEALTLLRGDWHCGYDPKLTRTAPLSTPLSTQLPHAVGLAHAARISGDDVVALAMTGDGGTSEGDFHEALNFAAVWHAPVVFLVQNNGFAISVPLGKQSAAPSLAHKAVGYGMPGRLVDGNDVAAVHRVLTEAVERARGGAGPTLVEAVTYRMDAHTNADDATRYRDEEEVAAWRGHDPVDLLERELAGRGLLDAELRRRAADAAEAFAADLRERMSAPVEPDPAELFAHVYAEPTPQLRRQEAQLRAELAAEREQEHH; from the coding sequence ATGACCGTGCTGGAGACCCCTGCCTGGCGTCCCCGTACCGACGCCGCGCCGCTGATGCCCGATCCCGAGCCGTTCCGGCTGCTGGGCACCCCGGAGGCCGCCGGGCTCGATCCCGCCCTGCTGCGGCGGGCGTACGGCGAGCTGGTGCGCGGCCGCCGCTACAACCGGCAGGCCACCGCCCTCACCCGGCAGGGGCGGCTGGCGGTGTACCCGTCCAGCACCGGTCAGGAGGCGTGCCAGGTCGCGGCGGCGCTGGCGCTGGGCCCGCGCGACTGGCTCTTCCCCAGCTACCGGGACACCCTCGCGGTCGTCGCGCGGGGGGTGGACCCGGTCGAGGCCCTGACGCTGCTGCGGGGCGACTGGCACTGCGGGTACGACCCGAAGCTCACCCGGACGGCTCCGCTGAGCACGCCGCTGTCCACCCAGCTGCCGCACGCGGTGGGCCTCGCCCACGCGGCCCGGATCAGCGGCGACGACGTGGTCGCCCTGGCCATGACGGGGGACGGCGGCACCAGCGAGGGCGACTTCCACGAGGCTCTGAACTTCGCGGCGGTCTGGCACGCGCCCGTCGTCTTCCTGGTGCAGAACAACGGCTTCGCGATCTCCGTACCGCTCGGCAAGCAGAGCGCCGCCCCCAGCCTGGCCCACAAGGCCGTCGGCTACGGCATGCCCGGCCGCCTGGTGGACGGCAACGACGTGGCCGCCGTCCACCGCGTCCTCACCGAAGCCGTCGAACGGGCCCGCGGCGGCGCAGGCCCCACCCTGGTCGAGGCGGTCACCTACCGGATGGACGCGCACACCAACGCCGACGACGCCACCCGCTACCGGGACGAGGAGGAGGTCGCGGCCTGGCGCGGCCATGACCCCGTCGACCTGCTGGAACGCGAGCTGGCCGGCCGCGGCCTGCTCGACGCGGAGCTGCGGCGGCGGGCCGCGGACGCGGCGGAGGCGTTCGCCGCCGACCTGCGGGAGCGGATGAGCGCCCCGGTGGAACCCGACCCGGCCGAGCTGTTCGCCCACGTCTACGCAGAGCCCACCCCGCAGCTGCGCCGGCAGGAGGCCCAGCTGCGGGCGGAGCTGGCCGCCGAGCGCGAGCAGGAGCACCACTGA
- a CDS encoding dihydrolipoamide acetyltransferase family protein produces MAEVKEFTLPDLGEGLTEAEVVRWLVEVGEVVAVDQPVVEVETAKAVVEVPCPYGGVVTARYGTEGETVAVGRPLVTVAVGPAVTAPSGAGTAGPEEARDEASGSVLVGYGTGPAARRRRARVRPAADGREPAPPGGPAAPDRAGERGLAGPVAVISPLVRRLAREQGLDLRSLTGTGPDGLILRADVERALGTHPGAEAATASSALATDSTTAPATALATAPAAVADGAVRVPLRGMLGAAAEKLARSRREIPDATCWVDADATELLAVRAAMNARHAGNARNPQRGGAPEPVSVLALLARITTAALARHPELNATVDTGRGEVVRLPAVHLGFAAQTDRGLVVPVLRDAHTLTTAALSARLRELTEAARTGALAPADLTGGTFTLNNYGVFGVDGSTPILNHPEAGMLGVGRITPKPWVRQGELAVRQVVQLSLTFDHRVCDGAVAGGFLRFVADCVEDPAVLLAAV; encoded by the coding sequence ATGGCCGAGGTCAAGGAGTTCACGCTGCCGGACCTGGGTGAGGGCCTCACCGAGGCGGAGGTCGTGCGCTGGCTGGTGGAGGTCGGCGAAGTGGTGGCCGTGGACCAGCCCGTGGTCGAGGTCGAGACGGCCAAGGCGGTCGTCGAGGTGCCCTGCCCCTACGGCGGGGTCGTCACCGCCCGGTACGGCACGGAGGGCGAGACCGTGGCGGTCGGCCGCCCCCTGGTCACCGTGGCGGTCGGCCCCGCCGTCACCGCGCCCTCGGGTGCGGGCACCGCCGGGCCGGAGGAGGCCCGGGACGAGGCGTCGGGCAGCGTCCTTGTGGGCTACGGCACCGGCCCGGCGGCGCGGCGCAGACGGGCGCGGGTGCGGCCGGCGGCCGACGGTCGGGAGCCGGCGCCCCCGGGAGGGCCGGCCGCACCGGACCGCGCCGGGGAGCGGGGCCTCGCGGGACCGGTGGCCGTGATCTCGCCCCTGGTACGGCGACTTGCCCGGGAGCAGGGCCTCGACCTGCGCAGCCTGACGGGCACCGGTCCCGACGGCCTGATCCTGCGCGCCGACGTCGAGCGCGCCCTCGGAACGCACCCGGGCGCCGAGGCCGCCACCGCCTCCTCCGCCCTGGCCACTGACTCGACCACTGCCCCGGCCACTGCCCTGGCCACTGCCCCGGCCGCCGTGGCGGACGGCGCCGTCCGCGTACCGCTGCGCGGCATGTTGGGCGCCGCCGCCGAGAAGCTCGCGCGCAGCCGCCGGGAGATCCCGGACGCCACCTGCTGGGTGGACGCCGACGCCACGGAACTGCTGGCGGTACGGGCGGCGATGAACGCGCGGCATGCCGGAAACGCGCGGAACCCCCAGCGGGGCGGGGCCCCGGAGCCGGTGTCGGTGCTGGCGCTGCTGGCCCGGATCACCACGGCCGCGCTCGCCCGCCACCCCGAGCTGAACGCCACCGTGGACACCGGACGGGGCGAGGTGGTCCGGCTGCCCGCGGTGCACCTGGGCTTCGCCGCCCAGACCGATCGCGGCCTGGTGGTGCCGGTGCTGCGCGACGCCCACACGCTGACCACGGCCGCCCTCTCGGCCCGGCTGCGGGAGCTGACCGAGGCCGCCCGGACCGGCGCGCTCGCCCCCGCCGACCTCACCGGCGGCACGTTCACCCTCAACAACTACGGGGTGTTCGGCGTCGACGGCTCCACCCCGATCCTCAACCACCCGGAGGCGGGCATGCTCGGGGTCGGCCGGATCACCCCCAAACCGTGGGTGCGCCAGGGAGAACTGGCGGTCCGCCAGGTCGTCCAGCTCTCCCTCACCTTCGACCACCGGGTGTGCGACGGTGCGGTGGCCGGCGGCTTCCTGCGGTTCGTCGCCGACTGCGTGGAGGACCCGGCGGTGCTGCTCGCCGCCGTCTGA
- a CDS encoding TetR/AcrR family transcriptional regulator, with translation MTMSKRDTYTPESLLAVAVQVFNERGYDGTSMEHLSQAAGISKSSIYHHVRGKEELLDRAVGRALAGLFGILDEPAAREGRAVERLEHVTRRTAEVLVEELPYVTLLLRVRGNTRTERTALERRREFDQRVADLLGQAVREGDLRADVDARLATRLLFGMINSVVEWYRPGPRDGDGDGAGPGQGLGEDGHGPREGERVADAVVRLAFDGLRVPRRAA, from the coding sequence ATGACCATGTCGAAGCGCGACACCTATACGCCGGAGTCGCTGCTCGCGGTGGCCGTCCAGGTCTTCAACGAGCGCGGCTACGACGGCACCTCGATGGAGCACCTCTCCCAGGCGGCGGGCATCTCCAAGTCCTCGATCTACCACCATGTGCGGGGCAAGGAGGAGTTGCTGGACCGGGCGGTCGGGCGGGCCCTGGCCGGGCTCTTCGGCATCCTCGACGAGCCGGCGGCCCGCGAGGGCAGGGCCGTGGAGCGGCTGGAGCACGTCACCCGCCGTACCGCCGAGGTGCTGGTCGAGGAGCTGCCCTACGTGACGCTGCTGCTGCGGGTACGCGGCAACACGCGGACCGAGCGCACGGCCCTGGAGCGGCGCCGGGAGTTCGACCAGCGGGTGGCGGACCTTCTGGGCCAGGCCGTCCGAGAGGGCGACCTGCGCGCCGACGTGGACGCCCGGCTCGCCACCCGGCTGCTCTTCGGGATGATCAACTCCGTGGTGGAGTGGTACCGCCCCGGCCCGCGCGACGGCGACGGCGACGGAGCCGGGCCCGGCCAGGGGCTCGGAGAGGACGGCCACGGCCCACGGGAGGGCGAGCGGGTCGCCGACGCGGTGGTCCGGCTCGCCTTCGACGGGCTGCGCGTCCCCCGCCGGGCCGCCTGA
- the paaN gene encoding phenylacetic acid degradation protein PaaN: MSVDLSPTVLAERHRGTLDQALEAARTRAFWSPHPEHPKAYPEAEAGHAAFQALLGHRFPLDQPGTDGWTGSERSPYGIDLGVEYPHADPDALLPAMRAAMPRWREAGPLTRALVCVEILARINARTHEFAHAVMHTTGQAFTMAFQAGGPHAQDRGLEAVAYAFAEQTRTPPEAEWTKPQGKREPLELRKTFTPVPRGIGLVVGCNTFPTWNGYPGLFASLATGNAVLVKPHPRAVLPLALTVAAAREVLAEAGFPPDLVCLAVERPGEGLAKVLALRPEVRLIDYTGSTAFGDWLEQNARQAQVFTEKAGVNTVVIDSTDDYRGMLANLAFSLSLYSGQMCTTPQNLLIPREGIGTDQGKRAFTEVVADLAAAVEGLLGEDARAAALLGALVNPDVKARLEAAAELGEVALASRAVTNPEFPEAVVRTPALIALDSAAPDAGSAFLSECFGPVSFAVAVDSTEAALELLRHTVREKGAMTVSGYTTSPEVERRLEEVCFEECAQLSLNLTGGVFVNQTAAFSDFHGSGGNPAANAALCDAAFVASRFRTVEVRRPA, translated from the coding sequence ATGTCCGTCGACCTGTCCCCCACGGTCCTTGCCGAGCGCCACCGCGGCACGCTCGACCAGGCGCTGGAGGCCGCCAGGACCCGCGCGTTCTGGTCGCCGCACCCGGAGCACCCCAAGGCGTACCCGGAAGCCGAGGCCGGGCATGCCGCCTTCCAGGCACTGCTCGGCCACCGCTTCCCGCTCGACCAGCCCGGCACGGACGGGTGGACAGGCTCCGAGCGCTCGCCCTACGGGATCGACCTCGGCGTCGAGTACCCGCACGCGGACCCGGACGCGCTGCTGCCGGCGATGCGGGCCGCCATGCCCCGGTGGCGGGAGGCGGGGCCGCTGACCCGGGCGCTGGTGTGCGTGGAGATCCTCGCCCGGATCAACGCCCGGACCCACGAGTTCGCCCACGCCGTCATGCACACCACCGGCCAGGCGTTCACCATGGCCTTCCAGGCCGGCGGCCCGCACGCCCAGGACCGCGGCCTGGAGGCGGTGGCGTACGCGTTCGCCGAGCAGACGCGGACTCCGCCGGAGGCGGAGTGGACGAAGCCGCAGGGCAAGCGGGAGCCGCTGGAGCTGCGCAAGACCTTCACGCCGGTGCCGCGCGGCATCGGACTGGTCGTCGGGTGCAACACCTTCCCGACCTGGAACGGCTACCCGGGCCTGTTCGCCTCGCTGGCCACCGGGAACGCGGTGCTGGTCAAGCCGCACCCGCGGGCGGTGCTGCCGCTGGCGCTCACCGTGGCCGCCGCCCGCGAGGTGCTGGCCGAGGCCGGGTTCCCACCGGACCTCGTGTGCCTGGCGGTCGAGCGTCCCGGAGAGGGTCTGGCGAAGGTGCTGGCACTGCGGCCCGAGGTGCGCCTGATCGACTACACCGGCTCGACCGCCTTCGGCGACTGGCTGGAGCAGAACGCCCGGCAGGCGCAGGTCTTCACCGAGAAGGCCGGCGTCAACACCGTCGTCATCGACTCCACCGACGACTACCGCGGCATGCTCGCCAACCTCGCCTTCTCGCTGTCGCTCTACAGCGGCCAGATGTGCACCACCCCGCAGAACCTGCTGATCCCCCGGGAGGGCATCGGCACCGACCAGGGCAAGCGGGCCTTCACCGAGGTCGTGGCGGACCTCGCGGCCGCCGTGGAGGGCCTGCTCGGCGAGGACGCGCGGGCCGCCGCCCTGCTCGGCGCCCTCGTCAACCCGGACGTCAAGGCACGGCTGGAGGCCGCCGCAGAGCTGGGCGAGGTGGCGCTCGCCTCCCGGGCGGTCACCAACCCGGAGTTCCCGGAGGCCGTGGTACGCACCCCCGCCCTGATCGCCCTGGACAGCGCGGCGCCTGACGCCGGATCGGCCTTCCTGTCCGAGTGCTTCGGCCCGGTCTCCTTCGCCGTCGCCGTGGACTCCACGGAGGCCGCCCTGGAACTGCTGCGGCATACCGTCCGGGAGAAGGGCGCGATGACCGTCTCCGGGTACACCACGTCGCCCGAGGTGGAGCGGCGCCTTGAGGAGGTCTGCTTCGAGGAGTGCGCGCAGCTCTCCCTGAACCTCACCGGCGGCGTCTTCGTCAACCAGACCGCCGCGTTCTCCGACTTCCACGGTTCCGGCGGCAACCCCGCGGCCAACGCGGCCCTCTGCGACGCCGCCTTCGTCGCGAGCCGCTTCCGGACGGTGGAGGTGCGCAGACCCGCGTGA
- a CDS encoding alpha-ketoacid dehydrogenase subunit beta has translation MAQALNQALRDAMAADERVHVMGEDVGTLGGVFRITDGLAREFGDTRCTDTPLAEAGILGAAVGMAMYGLRPVVEMQFDAFAYPAFEQLVSHVARMRNRTRGAVPLPVTIRVPYGGGIGGVEHHSDSSEAYYLHTPGLHVVTPATVADAYGLLRAAIASDDPVVFLEPKRLYWSKAEWSAREPEPVPPIGRALVRRAGRSATLVSYGPSVPVCLEAAEAARDEGWDLGVVDLRGLVPFDEETVADAVRATGRAVVVHESSGFGGAGAEIAARITERCFHHLQAPVLRVAGFDIPYPPPMLERHHLPGVDRVLDAVARLQWEEG, from the coding sequence ATGGCACAGGCCCTCAACCAGGCGCTGCGCGACGCCATGGCCGCCGACGAGCGGGTGCACGTCATGGGCGAGGACGTCGGCACCCTCGGCGGCGTCTTCCGGATCACCGACGGACTGGCCCGCGAGTTCGGGGACACCCGCTGCACCGACACCCCGCTCGCCGAGGCCGGCATCCTCGGCGCCGCCGTCGGCATGGCCATGTACGGGCTGCGCCCGGTGGTCGAGATGCAGTTCGACGCCTTCGCCTACCCGGCCTTCGAGCAGTTGGTGAGCCACGTGGCCCGGATGCGCAACCGCACCCGGGGCGCGGTGCCGCTGCCGGTCACCATCCGCGTCCCGTACGGCGGCGGCATCGGCGGCGTCGAGCACCACAGCGACTCCTCCGAGGCGTACTACCTGCACACCCCGGGGCTGCACGTGGTCACCCCGGCCACCGTCGCCGACGCCTACGGGCTGCTGCGCGCCGCCATCGCCTCCGACGACCCGGTCGTCTTCCTGGAGCCCAAGCGGCTGTACTGGTCCAAGGCCGAGTGGTCGGCCCGGGAACCGGAGCCGGTGCCGCCGATCGGGCGGGCCCTGGTGCGCCGCGCCGGACGGTCGGCCACGCTGGTCAGCTACGGGCCCTCGGTGCCGGTCTGCCTGGAGGCGGCCGAGGCGGCCAGGGACGAGGGCTGGGATCTCGGGGTGGTGGACCTGCGCGGACTCGTCCCCTTCGACGAGGAGACGGTCGCCGACGCCGTGCGGGCCACCGGGCGGGCCGTGGTGGTCCACGAGTCGTCCGGGTTCGGGGGCGCCGGGGCGGAGATCGCCGCGCGGATCACCGAACGCTGCTTCCACCACCTCCAGGCGCCCGTGCTGCGCGTGGCCGGGTTCGACATCCCCTACCCGCCGCCGATGCTGGAGCGGCACCACCTGCCCGGCGTCGACCGCGTCCTGGACGCGGTCGCCCGTCTCCAGTGGGAGGAGGGCTGA
- a CDS encoding 3-hydroxyacyl-CoA dehydrogenase: MTAVDRNRTVAVVGAGTMGQGIAQVALLAGHPVLLYDAAPGQAAAAVDAVTGRLDRLVAKGRLGASEHREAVARLRAAEGLAELSGAGLAVEAVVEDLDVKRRLFAALEEVVGEDCPLATNTSSLPVTAVAAGLHRPGRLVGMHFFNPAPLLPLVEVVSGAEGEPAAAQTVHDTAAAWGKTPVLCTDTPGFLVNRLARPFYAEALRVYEERAADPATLDAVLRECGGFAMGPFELTDLIGQDVNEAVTRSVWEAFGRDPKFGPSLAQRRLVEAGRLGRKSGRGWFPYGGAEGRDGSAVPQTAELVLAPPHVTVVGPLGPAAALPGLIERAGVEVRRAEGPDVVDGQDGQELPDVPDGRRGPLGPDAAASGAIVLPGGTCLHLADGRLPGTPAVQFDLALDYAKASRIAIAPSAGVHAEAVAQATGLFQALGMAVSVVRDVPGLVVARTVAMLVDLALDAVAREVATAPDVDTAMRLGVNYPVGPLEWGERISAGYVCRLLDALHSWYPTGRYAPCPELRRRAAGADDVISS, encoded by the coding sequence GTGACCGCAGTGGACCGCAACCGCACCGTCGCCGTCGTGGGCGCCGGCACCATGGGTCAGGGCATCGCCCAGGTGGCGCTGCTCGCCGGCCACCCCGTGCTGCTGTACGACGCAGCGCCCGGCCAGGCGGCCGCGGCCGTCGACGCCGTCACCGGGCGGCTGGACCGGCTGGTGGCGAAGGGCCGGCTCGGCGCGTCGGAGCACCGCGAGGCGGTGGCCCGGCTGCGCGCGGCGGAGGGGCTCGCGGAACTGTCCGGCGCGGGGCTGGCCGTGGAGGCCGTGGTGGAGGACCTGGACGTCAAGCGGCGGCTGTTCGCCGCGCTGGAGGAGGTGGTCGGCGAGGACTGCCCGCTGGCCACGAACACCTCCTCGCTGCCGGTGACCGCCGTGGCCGCCGGGTTGCACCGCCCGGGCCGGCTCGTGGGCATGCACTTCTTCAACCCGGCGCCGCTGCTCCCGCTGGTGGAGGTGGTCTCGGGCGCCGAGGGCGAGCCGGCCGCCGCCCAGACCGTGCACGACACCGCGGCCGCCTGGGGCAAGACACCCGTCCTCTGCACCGACACCCCGGGGTTCCTGGTCAACCGGCTGGCCCGCCCGTTCTACGCCGAGGCGCTGCGGGTCTACGAGGAGCGGGCCGCCGACCCGGCCACCCTGGACGCGGTGCTGCGGGAGTGCGGCGGCTTCGCGATGGGCCCGTTCGAACTGACCGACCTGATCGGCCAGGACGTCAACGAGGCGGTGACCCGCTCGGTGTGGGAGGCGTTCGGCCGCGATCCCAAGTTCGGGCCCTCGCTGGCGCAGCGGCGCCTGGTGGAGGCCGGCCGGCTCGGCCGCAAGTCCGGCCGCGGCTGGTTCCCGTACGGGGGCGCCGAGGGCCGGGACGGCTCCGCGGTCCCCCAGACGGCCGAGCTCGTGCTGGCTCCGCCCCACGTCACGGTGGTCGGCCCGCTGGGGCCGGCCGCCGCGCTGCCGGGGCTCATCGAGCGGGCCGGCGTCGAGGTGCGCCGTGCGGAGGGCCCGGACGTGGTGGACGGGCAGGACGGGCAGGAGCTTCCGGACGTGCCGGACGGGCGGAGGGGGCCGCTCGGGCCGGACGCGGCGGCCTCCGGGGCGATTGTGCTGCCCGGCGGCACCTGCCTCCACCTGGCGGACGGGCGGCTCCCCGGGACGCCGGCCGTCCAGTTCGACCTGGCGCTGGACTACGCGAAGGCGTCGAGGATCGCCATCGCCCCCTCGGCGGGGGTGCACGCCGAGGCGGTGGCCCAGGCGACCGGGCTCTTCCAGGCCCTCGGCATGGCGGTCAGCGTGGTCCGGGACGTTCCCGGCCTGGTGGTGGCCCGCACGGTCGCGATGCTGGTGGACCTCGCCCTGGACGCCGTGGCCCGGGAGGTCGCCACGGCCCCCGACGTGGACACCGCGATGCGACTGGGCGTCAACTACCCCGTCGGCCCGCTGGAGTGGGGCGAGCGGATCTCGGCGGGCTACGTGTGCCGCCTCCTGGACGCCCTGCACTCCTGGTACCCCACCGGCCGCTATGCGCCCTGCCCGGAGCTGAGGCGGCGTGCGGCCGGGGCTGATGATGTGATCTCCTCATGA